A single Rhinolophus ferrumequinum isolate MPI-CBG mRhiFer1 chromosome 12, mRhiFer1_v1.p, whole genome shotgun sequence DNA region contains:
- the QRFP gene encoding orexigenic neuropeptide QRFP has product MISPSFLSCLLLLLPLGTCFPLLDREEPMDAIGGTMSWAALARRHRGHFPWGSSEWLPGPHPHALLVTAKEMQMSGRERAGFRFRFGRQDGGSEATGFFPADGEKASGPLGTLAEELNGYSRKKGGFSFRFGRR; this is encoded by the coding sequence ATGATAAGCCCTTCCTTCCTGTCCTGCCTGCTCCTCCTGCTGCCGCTGGGCACCTGCTTTCCTCTGCTGGACAGAGAAGAGCCCATGGACGCCATCGGAGGCACAATGAGCTGGGCCGCCCTGGCCCGGAGACACCGAGGCCACTTCCCATGGGGCTCCTCCGAGTGGCTGCCAGGCCCCCACCCACATGCCCTGCTCGTCACGGCCAAGGAGATGCAGATGTCAGGCAGAGAGCGTGCTGGCTTCCGGTTCCGGTTTGGGAGGCAGGATGGTGGCAGTGAGGCCACTGGCTTCTTCCCGGCTGACGGTGAGAAGGCTAGTGGCCCATTAGGGACCCTGGCTGAGGAGCTCAACGGCTACAGCAGGAAGAAAGGCGGCTTCAGCTTCCGCTTCGGCCGCCGGTGA